In Zingiber officinale cultivar Zhangliang chromosome 9B, Zo_v1.1, whole genome shotgun sequence, the genomic window AGCGTCTGATTTGTTTTCGCAACCGCACAAACTACCGCTGATTTGGTTTACTGTTACGGTTTCCGTCCAAAGTGGGAAAGCACCTCGATTAACTCTGCTTTTATTCTCCGTATCCCGCTGCACTTTATCTTCTCTTGCAAGTCTCAATAAACGTCACAAAATTAATCACTCGCTTGCTTGTTGAGGATGGAAAAACACCATCCCAAAGTTAAGCATCTTTCCTGCTCCTCCTGAGTTTTAAGTTGCACATTAAAGGACCCCCATAGCGGTCTGTGATCCTCCGTTTTCTCCATGCATTTCTCAGCTGGGGCTTCATCGAGTTCTTGGCAGCCGGTGGTGCTTTCTGATTCCACAGAGGCTTACTATTGGTTGAAGTGGAGAGTGCTGCTGTGCGCACTTTGGGTGCTGGCTTCCGTGCTCGCAGCATCCATTTTGATCTGGAAATTTGAAGGTTCAAGAACAGAGGGAGAGACCAGAGAAGGATTCCGCTGCAACAAGGATGAGCTATGGCGGCCTTGTCTGCCGGAGATACATCCCGCGTGGTTGCTGCTCTTCCGCCTCACCGCCTTTGTCATACTTCTGGCGTTCCTTATCATCAATGCCATTGTGGATGGTGCCGGAATCTTCTATTACTACACTCAGTAAGGCAAATCAGATGCTTGCACAAAATATTGTTTAGCTTTTGTTGGGAATATTACTCTTGCACAGATGTTTGGTTAATGCACAAAGATGAGTATTAATTAACTGAAAGATTCATTTACTTCCTGTTCATGTTTCACAGGTGGACATTCATGCTGGTTACCATTTATTTTTTGGTACGTTCATAGGCTCTAACTATTGTAGCAAATTTATTGGTCCCCTTTTGTTTATGATGTTTGCCAAAGCTCTCACATATATATAACTTTATATGTTAGCTTGGCTCATTGATGTCTGCCTATGGGTGCAAACATCTCAAGGCAAATAGTGAGGATAAAGTGAGATTGGATGCAGAGGCTAGAACATATGCAGCCCCTGTGAATGGAACAGTTGGGTGTTGGGGGACTTTGTTTCAGATAATATTTCAGGTAATGGCATTGTCTTTATGACTTCTAAGAACTAGAAAGATGCTATTTCCAATATTTGCCCTTGCAGGTTAACTAATTTGCCTCCTCTCATTGCTAGACTAGTGCAGGTGCAGTGATGCTGACTGACTTCGTCTTTTGGTTCATTCTGTTCCCTTTCCTCGCCATCAAAGATTATAGTCTAAATTTCGTAAGGCTTTTCTTTCTGAACTCCAAAGCCTAGGCAATCTTTCTCCTTGGCGATGAGTTGGAACTTTCAGTAATACAATGTATGGAAATTCCTTTGATATGGCAGGTACTGATTGGTATGCACTCAGTGAATGTAGTCTTCCTCCTCGGTGACACTGCCTTGAATAGCTTGGTACCTTCATTTTCTCTGTGGTTTAATTAGTTTAAAGAGATCTGTCACGGTAGAGTTTGGTCCGTGATTGATTAACAGTCTTTGATATGTAAACCTTCATTCAGAGTTTTCCCTGGTTCCGGATTGCATACTTCCTACTGTGGACAGCAGTCTATGTTCTTTTCCAGTGGGTGATCCATGCCTGTATCAATATCTGGTACATTTTCTTTTATCAGTTAGATTTACTAAATGatgttttgagaaaaaaaaaattgtaaccaTTTTAGCATTTGAACTATGTATATTTTTTGCCTTACAGGTGGCCATACCCATTTCTTGATCTATCTTCCCCTTATGCAGCTCTATGGtatgctgtttttttttttttttttcatttcttgaTCTACCTTCTCTTTGCATCTGTGGataccaaacttttgaaatgtcCAACCGGAAGTAGGGCTAGAATGCTTGCCTAGACGAGGCGGTAGCTCGCGGGTTTACGCCCAAGTCATACTGGGTCGAACAAGTGTGTTAGGAACAGTCTAAGCCTAGACTCAATCTCATTTTTGATATCTCTGTTGAAATGTAGAACAGAACATATAAGAAATCTATAAGTGGTGTTTGATgcaaatgcaggtattttttggTGGCAATGATGCACATCCCTTGCTATGCTGCGTTTGGGTTGATCGTAAAGATGAAGCATGTTCTACTCTCTAGATGGTTTCCGGAATCGTATTCTTCATCTCTCGAATaactgtggatgaatcctcgATAGACAATTCGCCTTCCGATCAATTATTCGAAGAAGAAGCAGCTGCTTtgttcatatatatattttttcccgaCAGTGGTTACTCATGGCATTGGGCAGGCAGTAGAGCAGGAAACGGTTCCACCCAAAGATATTGACAGTTGAGGAAACAATGAGAGCCTTATACTAttgtaaaattttcttttgattATATTGTAAATTTTACTGACAACTTAATTGCGTTCATATCGATTCTTTGAATCCATAAAACTTGCCAAATGATAATGATACTTTAATTGGGTCGTAGATTCGATAGATTGATTGCAGTTACACAGTTGGGTTGTGTAtccactggatcgattggcattgTCCAAGAGATAATACTGTGATGATACAAATACAGATACAGTATAGATATAGCTTCGATATTGATCGAGTTGTGGAGTCTCCGAAGAAAAGTGAGTTGTCCTCATTGCTGGAAGAGCTAGGAGAAAGGTGGGACGGCTGGAGATGCTTGCAAGCGAGAATAGACATCTTTTATAACACACAGGAGTGGATTGAATGGAGAGCCGGATTGATAGGGTGGCAAGGACTTGGAGGCCAGAGGGCTCCGGGGGATGAAGTGTTGCAAGGGTGTGTGCGACGGCGAGGGCTCGGAGGTCGGAGGGCTCCAGGAGACGGAGTGCGGTAGGGGTGCGTGACAACGAGGGCTCGGAGAGATGGAGTGTTGCAAGGACGTGCAATGGTGAGGGCTCGGAGGTCGGAGGGCATCGAGAGGTGGAGCACGATAGGGACGCACGACATGGAGGACTCGGAGGCCGAAGGGCTCCAAGAGGCAGAGTACATCAATATGAAAGTGAGGACTCAGAGGCCGAAGGGCTCCAAGAGATGGAGCGTGGTAGGGGCGTGCAACGATAAGGGCTAGAAGGCCTGAGCTGCGGGTCGGGAGGCAGAGCGCATTAGCACGACATTGAGGGCTCAAAGACCGGAGGGCTTCGAGAGACGGAGCACAACAAGGGTGAGTGGTGGTGAGGGGTCGAAAGCCTAAGGGCGTCGGGAGGCAGCGTGCAGTAGCGTGGAGTTGGTTGCTAGCGTGGACTGTGGAACGACACTAGCGTAGAAGAGGAGGGCGTCGATCTGGCCTGCATGGGCTATGTAACCTAGGAGCGCATCTGTGTTGAAGGCATCAGGGGAGGGGTCCCAGGAGAAGATTAGGTGGGTTTAGTGGAGGGAGGCGGCTGGGGAGAGGGTGGCGAAGAAGGAGAGGACACAAGAGGCAAGAAAGGGGTCGCCAAGGCATCGGAGGTGAGGGTGTGAAGGTGGCACATGGAGGTGCCAGAGAGGAGGTGGCAAAGGATCTCATTGACAAAGGGAAGGGGAGATCGTGTGACAGAGGGGACATTACGTGTCGAAGGAAGAGATTGTTGTGAGGGAGAGGTGTCTGGCAGCGCACATGGAGGTGCCAGAGAGGAGGTGGCGAAGGATCTCATCGACAAAGGGAAGGGGAGATCGTGTGACGGAGGGGACATTGCGTGTCGAAGGAAGAGATTGTTGTGAGGGAGAGGTGTCTGGCAGCGGAGACGATGAGGGAGGAGCGTCGAGGGAGGCGTGGCCTCAGGGGAGGTGTCGATAGAGGAGCAATGAGGGAGGCGTCGCTGACGGCCGAGGTGTCATGTGGGGCGTGGCCAGAGGCGGAGACGTCCAAAGAGAGGGGTGGAGATGCAGGCCTGGCCGGCTGCAGAGGCGTCCAAAGAGAGGAGTAGAGATGATGACCCGGCTGACGATGGAGGCGTCCATGAGATGGGTGGAGATGGTGGCGTGCCCAGAGGAAAAGGCGGAGATGACAGTGCATGAAGGAGAGGAGAtctcctgatttttttttttttttatcagagGATGTACCACTTATAATTACGGTTGGATCATGATTGTGATCCAACCACAATTGGTTATGATTCCTTTCTAGGTTCACTGCCCCCTCTAAGTTATAGTTTGGTTCGGATAGGATGGTCGGAGGTCGCCCGGAGGCCATCAATGGTGGACAAGTGGTCAGGTTTCTGGATGCTGAGTGAGGGGTGGTGTCCGAGTGGCCTCCGACCTCTCTTTCTGAACC contains:
- the LOC122024427 gene encoding uncharacterized protein LOC122024427; its protein translation is MHFSAGASSSSWQPVVLSDSTEAYYWLKWRVLLCALWVLASVLAASILIWKFEGSRTEGETREGFRCNKDELWRPCLPEIHPAWLLLFRLTAFVILLAFLIINAIVDGAGIFYYYTQWTFMLVTIYFLLGSLMSAYGCKHLKANSEDKVRLDAEARTYAAPVNGTVGCWGTLFQIIFQTSAGAVMLTDFVFWFILFPFLAIKDYSLNFVLIGMHSVNVVFLLGDTALNSLSFPWFRIAYFLLWTAVYVLFQWVIHACINIWWPYPFLDLSSPYAALWYFLVAMMHIPCYAAFGLIVKMKHVLLSRWFPESYSSSLE